One Solanum lycopersicum chromosome 4, SLM_r2.1 DNA window includes the following coding sequences:
- the LOC101258948 gene encoding protein NPGR1 — protein sequence MLCACSGEQFKFDEPQPESPESLATRDFSASGISSRNGTVDWDSKLDDAQVDEVESTLKEALSLNYEEARALLGRLEYQRGNFDAALQVFQGIDIRTLSSRMSKAISERTRPLKPRSKGDILPAGVMSLHSVSLLLEAILLKAKSLEELSRIKDAANECKMILDVVDSALPNGIPDGISEDCKLLEMFHKALELLPKLWIQAGYLDEAVLAYRRALIKPWNLDSQRLACIQKDLATNLLFGGVEVEVPAQFQVWGSTAPKSNLEEAILLLFVLMSKMLNGQIIWDSEVMSHLTFALTISNNFESVADHIEQVIPGVYTRAERWYLLALCYSAAGQNDTALNLVKKISGRSEANQEPYVPSLLLGAKLCSQDLQQAHEGINFAREVINLAKNQDDHFLVQAHNLLGVCYGNAARISISDFERNFCQREALAALNSASVCKEDPEFMFSLGLENAIQRNLTPAFNNVMRYSEMSAGSTAKAWKLLALVVSAEQRFKDAEAIVDLALDETGQIDQMEHLRLKAVLQISQQQPKQAIETYRILLALIQAQKVSATNDEVTSQRRLEVEAWLDLAGLYTDLESWRDAEICINRAKTIQFFCPRNWHATGALFQAKERYKEALVAFSVSLSIEPDYIPSIVSTAKVLMKMSNDVVPIARSFLMNALRLDPTNHEAWFNLGMLAKMEGSVHQAADFFQAAHELKLSAPVQSFI from the exons ATGTTGTGTGCTTGTTCAGGTGAGCAGTTCAAATTTGATGAGCCACAACCAGAGTCTCCGGAGTCATTGGCTACAAGAGATTTTTCAGCTAGTGGTATTTCTTCAAGAAATGGAACAGTAGATTGGGATTCAAAACTTGATGATGCTCAAGTTGATGAAGTTGAATCAACTTTAAAAGAAGCACTTTCTTTGAACTATGAG GAAGCAAGAGCTTTGTTGGGGAGGCTAGAATATCAAAGAGGGAATTTTGATGCTGCCCTTCAAGTGTTTCAAGGAATAGATATTAGAACCCTGTCTTCAAGAATGTCTAAAGCAATTTCTGAGAGAACGAGGCCCTTAAAACCGCGTTCCAAAGGTGATATTCTGCCTGCTGGTGTGATGTCACTGCATTCTGTGAGTCTGCTTCTTGAAGCAATTTTGCTTAAAGCAAAGTCCTTAGAAGAGCTCAGCCGAATCAAAG ATGCTGCTAATGAGTGCAAGATGATACTGGATGTTGTCGATTCAGCATTACCAAATGGAATACCAGATGGAATTTCTGAAGACTGCAAGTTGTTGGAGATGTTTCATAAAGCACTCGAGTTACTTCCGAAGTTATGGATACAAGCAGGATATTTGGATGAAGCTGTGCTTGCATATCGAAGGGCGTTAATCAAGCCATGGAATTTGGATTCCCAAAGATTGGCCTGTATACAAAAAGACTTAGCCACCAATTTACTCTTTGGAGGCGTTGAAGTTGAGGTTCCTGCTCAATTTCAAGTGTGGGGTTCAACAGCCCCTAAAAGTAACTTGGAGGAAGCAATTCTCTTGTTATTTGTACTCATGAGCAAAATGCTAAATGGTCAAATAATATGGGATTCTGAAGTCATGAGCCATTTGACATTCGCGCTGACAATTTCTAACAACTTTGAGTCTGTTGCAGATCACATTGAGCAGGTTATTCCCGGAGTTTATACCCGAGCAGAGAGGTGGTATCTACTAGCTCTTTGTTACAGTGCTGCAGGTCAGAATGATACCGCATTGAACCTTGTCAAGAAAATTTCTGGACGTTCGGAAGCCAACCAAGAACCTTATGTTCCATCTCTCTTGTTGGGAGCAAAGCTGTGTTCTCAGGATCTGCAGCAAGCTCACGAGGGGATAAATTTTGCTCGTGAAGTAATTAACTTAGCCAAAAATCAAGACGACCATTTCCTAGTTCAAGCTCATAACCTTCTTGGCGTCTGTTATGGAAACGCTGCAAGAATTTCTATTTCggattttgaaagaaatttctgCCAAAGAGAAGCATTAGCTGCCTTAAACTCAGCTTCAGTTTGCAAGGAGGATCCAGAATTTATGTTTAGTCTTGGATTAGAAAATGCTATCCAAAGAAACTTGACTCCAGCTTTTAATAATGTAATGCGCTACTCAGAAATGTCGGCTGGAAGTACAGCGAAAGCTTGGAAGTTGTTGGCTTTAGTTGTTTCTGCAGAACAGAGATTCAAAGATGCTGAAGCCATAGTTGATCTTGCTCTCGATGAGACTGGACAAATCGACCAAATGGAACATCTCAGATTAAAAGCTGTCCTTCAAATATCTCAACAACAACCCAAGCAAGCCATAGAGACATACAGGATTCTGCTTGCTTTGATTCAAGCACAAAAGGTGTCCGCGACAAATGATGAG GTAACTTCTCAGAGAAGATTAGAAGTTGAAGCATGGCTTGATTTAGCAGGATTATATACAGATCTTGAGTCGTGGCGTGATGCTGAAATATGTATAAACAGAGCcaaaacaattcaatttttctGCCCGCGGAATTGGCATGCAACAG GTGCATTATTTCAAGCTAAAGAAAGATATAAGGAAGCTCTTGTTGCCTTCTCAGTTTCTCTATCAATAGAACCAGATTACATCCCCAGCATTGTTTCTACAGCTAAAGTCCTTATGAAGATGAGTAACGACGTAGTCCCTATTGCTAGAAGCTTTTTAATGAATGCTCTACGATTAGACCCCACGAACCATGAAGCGTGGTTTAACCTTGGAATGCTTGCAAAGATGGAAGGATCAGTCCATCAAGCAGCAGATTTTTTCCAAGCTGCGCATGAGTTAAAGCTTTCTGCTCCAGTTCAAAGTTTTATCTGA
- the LOC101259241 gene encoding F-box/kelch-repeat protein At5g43190: MIQSNQMDPKIWSRLPEDVLEHLLSFLPLKAFLKLRSTCKHFKTLLFSPPFISKHSPSSSSSSSPFSSFFLLSHPQFPRQYPLFDTVHNNWRNLSLCISPVLPSSSSVLLSSSNGLLCFTRPSSTSFIITNVLARSSRVLEYPNLPFSFESVTLISSANNGYKLFVMSAFGSSSKVFVYDSLVHSWSQFGGFDRILNENHHQEGVFHDGYLWFITPEPYFIVSIDLDNGVWKRSNFELPSEVTFARLVSDGDKKLFLISGNGSNGISRSMKLWELNGDSKIWIEVENVPELICRKFLSVCYHNYEHVYCFWHKGLICVCCYSWPEILYYKVSRRTWHWLPKCPSLPDKWSCGFRWFSFVPELYAFV, translated from the coding sequence atgaTACAATCAAATCAAATGGATCCCAAAATCTGGAGTCGATTACCAGAAGATGTATTAGAGCATTTGCTTTCATTTCTTCCATTAAAAGCTTTCTTGAAACTCAGATCAACTTGTAAGCATTTCAAAACTCTTCTTTTTTCACCCCCTTTCATTTCTAAACActccccttcttcttcttcttcttcttcaccttttTCTTCGTTTTTCTTACTTTCACATCCACAGTTTCCTAGACAATACCCTTTATTCGATACTGTTCATAACAACTGGCGGAATTTATCTCTGTGTATTTCCCCTGTTTTGCCATCTTCTTCCTCTGTTCTTTTATCTTCCTCTAATGGGTTGCTTTGTTTTACTCGCCCAAGTTCTACTTCTTTCATTATAACTAATGTTTTAGCTAGATCTTCTAGGGTTTTAGAATACCCAAATTTGCCTTTTTCTTTTGAGTCTGTTACTTTGATTTCTTCAGCTAATAATGGGTATAAGCTGTTTGTGATGTCTGCTTTTGGATCTTCAAGTAAAGTTTTTGTTTATGATTCTTTGGTTCATTCCTGGAGTCAATTTGGGGGATTTGATCGGATTTTAAATGAGAATCATCATCAAGAAGGGGTTTTTCATGATGGGTATTTGTGGTTTATTACACCGGAGCCTTATTTTATAGTTTCTATTGATCTTGATAATGGGGTTTGGAAAAGATCAAATTTTGAGCTTCCTAGTGAGGTTACTTTTGCTAGATTGGTGAGTGATGGGGATAAAAAATTGTTCTTGATTAGTGGAAATGGGAGTAATGGGATTTCAAGAAGCATGAAGTTGTGGGAATTGAATGGGGATTCTAAGATTTGGATTGAAGTTGAGAATGTGCCTGAATTGATTTGTAGGAAGTTTTTATCTGTTTGTTATCATAACTATGAACATGTTTATTGTTTTTGGCATAAAGGGTTGATTTGTGTGTGTTGTTATTCTTGGCCTGAGATTTTGTATTATAAGGTTTCTAGAAGGACTTGGCATTGGCTTCCTAAATGCCCTTCATTGCCTGATAAATGGAGTTGTGGATTCAGATGGTTTTCCTTTGTTCCTGAGTTATATGCATTTGTGTAA
- the LOC101259536 gene encoding U-box domain-containing protein 4, whose amino-acid sequence METEIQSNFTYMGRTFTNLSINGSSSAFSDCNSDVSGEFPTASSQSRRLFLACASENSDELIEQLVSDLESSSIDEQKQAAIEIRLLAKNKPENRIKIARAGAIKPLISLISSTDPQLQENGVTAILNLSLCDENKELIAASGAIKPLVRALKVGTSTARENAACALLRLSQVEENKIAIGRSGAIPPLVNLLETGNFRGKKDASTALYSLCSVKENKVRAVQAGVMKPLVELMADFSSNMVDKSAFVVSELISVPEARPALVDEGGIPVLVEIVEVGSQRQKEIAVSILLQICEDSVAYRTMVAREGAIPPLVALSQSGTSRAKRKAEKLIDLLRQPRSGNGAATAVARTSGVPV is encoded by the exons ATGGAGACTGAAATTCAATCGAATTTCACTTATATGGGACGGACCTTCACTAATCTCAGTATCAATGGAAGTTCCTCAGCTTTCAGCGATTGCAACAGTGATGTATCCGGTGAGTTTCCAACAGCTTCTTCTCAAAGCCGGCGGTTGTTTTTGGCTTGTGCGTCGGAAAATTCTGATGAATTAATCGAACAACTCGTTTCCGATCTCGAGTCTAGTTCAATCGATGAGCAAAAACAAGCGGCGATTGAAATTAGACTCCTAGCGAAGAATAAACCGGAAAATCGTATTAAAATAGCTCGAGCTGGAGCAATTAAACCGTTGATTTCGCTAATCTCCTCCACCGATCCTCAGCTTCAGGAAAACGGCGTTACGGCAATTCTCAATCTGTCTCTTTGCGATGAGAATAAGGAGCTCATCGCTGCATCAGGAGCGATTAAACCTCTAGTACGAGCGCTTAAAGTTGGAACCTCAACAGCCAGAGAGAACGCCGCTTGCGCTCTTCTCCGGCTATCGCAAGTTGAGGAGAACAAAATCGCAATCGGTCGTTCAGGTGCAATTCCTCCGCTAGTGAACCTTCTAGAAACCGGAAATTTCCGCGGCAAAAAGGACGCATCAACTGCTCTGTACTCTCTCTGTTCTGTGAAAGAGAACAAAGTGAGAGCAGTACAAGCTGGCGTGATGAAGCCTTTGGTAGAACTAATGGCGGATTTCAGTTCAAATATGGTGGATAAATCAGCGTTCGTTGTGAGCGAATTGATATCAGTGCCGGAGGCAAGGCCGGCGCTGGTGGACGAAGGTGGAATTCCGGTATTGGTAGAGATCGTAGAGGTCGGATCACAACGGCAGAAGGAAATTGCCGTTTCCATTCTGTTACAGATATGTGAGGATAGCGTGGCGTACCGTACTATGGTGGCTCGCGAAGGAGCCATTCCTCCCCTCGTCGCTTTGTCTCAGTCCGGAACCAGTCGCGCCAAACGAAAg GCGGAGAAACTGATTGATCTTCTACGGCAACCAAGATCCGGTAACGGCGCTGCAACAGCAGTAGCAAGAACCTCTGGTGTGCCAGTCTGA
- the LOC101258454 gene encoding uncharacterized protein, producing MNNRPLNSLRPTETLELESGLSLVPRIKLLLTVHRADKSVNPFDEWKFKRSLIDYIKSSFFITVPEEDLVIRKFKDLNKRKREEPVARGRLFVHDLGFLSKVISETEDDVERADKKFLEWRRGFVVKLDGIELNLEGTKFKLNVAVPVSDDFEGMKKEWEEIIAFGARGYQRSGRMQPDTIVLKGMPSRWFAETRVSSKPSMLVTHTIVSAIGKIRNLHVAEDNSVGDDADEEDIVSGLHCKIVVRFEKHKDFYDALKILCGRSLQKQGSRLKADYDVTWDKDGFFLDARHQIEERKRMPARGMGERDDGYRQHSRVSQFSSEEGRKRFKE from the exons ATGAATAATCGGCCGTTAAACTCTCTCCGGCCAACCGAAACCCTAGAACTCGAAAGCGGACTTTCTCTAGTTCCACGAATTAAGCTTCTCTTAACAGTCCACCGTGCGGACAAGTCCGTTAATCCGTTCGACGAGTGGAAGTTCAAGCGATCATTAATAGATTACATAAAATCTTCATTCTTCATCACTGTTCCTGAAGAGGACCTAGTAATCCGGAAATTCAAAGATCTCAACAAGCGCAAGCGCGAGGAGCCGGTGGCGCGTGGTCGCCTTTTTGTTCACGACTTAGGGTTTCTGTCAAAGGTGATTTCGGAAACTGAGGATGATGTGGAGAGAGCTGATAAGAAATTTCTAGAATGGAGGAGAGGATTTGTGGTAAAATTGGATGGGATTGAGTTGAATTTGGAAGGTACGAAGTTTAAGTTGAATGTAGCTGTGCCGGTGTCTGATGATtttgaaggaatgaagaaggAATGGGAAGAGATTATTGCTTTTGGTGCTCGTG GATATCAGAGGAGTGGAAGGATGCAACCAGATACAATCGTGTTGAAAGGTATGCCATCAAGATGGTTTGCAGAGACGAGGGTCTCATCTAAGCCCTCTATGCTGGTTACTCACACAATTGTTTCCGCGATTGGAAAGATAAG GAATCTTCATGTAGCTGAGGACAATAGTGTAGGTGATGATGCAGATGAAGAAGACATAGTTTCTGGTCTTCATTGTAAGATTGTAGTGCGGTTCGAGAAGCACAAGGACTTCTATGACGCTTTGAAGATTCTGTGTGGTCGCTCATTGCAAAAG CAAGGATCACGACTCAAAGCTGATTATGACGTGACCTGGGATAAAGATGGATTCTTCCTAGATGCTAGACATCaaatagaagaaagaaagagaatgcCAGCAAGAGGAATGGGAGAAAGAGATGATGGTTATAGGCAACACTCGCGAGTCTCTCAATTTAGTTCTGAGGAAGGACGAAAGAGATTTAAG GAATAG